In the Peptoclostridium acidaminophilum DSM 3953 genome, one interval contains:
- the radC gene encoding RadC family protein: MAESERPREKLTVKGPESLTNAELVAILIRTGSKNVSALDLARRIVNMDKEGIRSLYNISIEELSKVKGVGNAKACQIVAALELGKRLSKSSMGHRPRITHPEDISRIYMEEMRYLKKEIFKVVMLNTKNEVICDTDVSVGSLNSSIVHPREVFVEPIRRSANSIVLIHNHPSGNPDPSAEDKNITKRLLECSGLIGIKILDHIILGDGVYYSFKEHSLI; this comes from the coding sequence ATGGCCGAATCTGAGAGACCAAGAGAAAAACTTACTGTTAAAGGACCCGAAAGCCTGACTAATGCCGAGCTTGTCGCCATACTGATACGGACGGGTAGCAAGAATGTATCGGCTCTGGATTTGGCAAGGCGCATTGTTAACATGGACAAGGAGGGCATTAGGAGCCTTTACAACATAAGCATAGAGGAGCTCAGCAAGGTAAAGGGCGTTGGCAACGCGAAGGCCTGCCAGATTGTAGCGGCACTTGAGCTGGGCAAAAGACTCTCGAAATCATCAATGGGACACAGGCCAAGGATAACACATCCTGAAGACATTTCCAGGATATACATGGAGGAAATGCGTTATCTCAAAAAAGAAATATTCAAGGTAGTCATGCTCAATACTAAAAATGAAGTCATATGCGATACTGATGTTTCAGTTGGTTCGCTCAACTCGTCAATAGTCCATCCAAGGGAAGTCTTTGTAGAACCCATCAGGAGAAGTGCCAACAGCATAGTATTGATACATAACCATCCTTCAGGAAATCCAGACCCCAGCGCAGAGGATAAAAATATCACCAAGAGGCTCTTAGAATGTTCCGGCCTGATTGGAATCAAGATACTAGATCATATAATACTTGGTGACGGCGTTTATTACAGCTTCAAGGAGCATTCACTTATTTAG
- a CDS encoding TIGR03960 family B12-binding radical SAM protein: MTERVNIDKLLRKVEKPARYIGNEMNACKKQVDENTVRFGFSFPDTYEVGMSFLGLQILYNLLNSMEDVYCERVFAPAGDMEKLMRENGVPLFALESRHPVKAFDFLGFTLQYELSYTNILNMLDLAGIPLLAHERTSEDPFIIVGGPCAYNVEPIADFTDIVVLGEAEEAIAEIMQSYKAWKKTGGDREEFLLEIARSVKGVYIPSFYEVSYNDDSTISGISCTKDGVPAILQKRIIRNMDTSYYPDKIIVPYIDIVHDRIMLEVFRGCTRGCRFCQAGMVYRPIRERSMDSLKGNLKKLVDSTGYEEISLSSLSTSDYSHIEELTEYILREYAEKEKISLSLPSLRLDNFSSELAQKIQEVRKSGLTFAPEAGTQRLRDVINKGITEENLETTMKKAFALGWKNVKLYFMIGLPTETEEDLHGIKVLAYNVIDYFREVSGGRLSKNFNVTISTSSFVPKPFTPFQWEPQDSMELLNEKQRYLSDRLRNKNITYRYHDTKTSFLEAVFARGDRRLGKVILDAYRKGCKFDGWAESFRFDLWEETFRENGISMEFYANRRRSYDEILPWDHIDTGVSKQFLIDENEKAKRGELTPDCRKGCAGCGVNLDIAGGLC; this comes from the coding sequence ATGACGGAAAGAGTAAATATCGACAAGCTGCTCAGAAAGGTCGAGAAACCGGCCAGATACATCGGGAATGAAATGAATGCATGCAAAAAGCAAGTGGATGAGAATACGGTGAGATTCGGATTTTCATTTCCGGACACATACGAAGTAGGAATGAGCTTTCTGGGCCTTCAGATACTTTATAATTTGCTCAACAGCATGGAGGACGTCTATTGCGAGAGGGTTTTCGCGCCGGCTGGCGACATGGAGAAGCTGATGAGGGAAAATGGCGTTCCGCTGTTCGCGCTGGAATCCAGGCATCCGGTGAAGGCTTTCGATTTTCTGGGATTCACGCTGCAGTATGAGCTTTCATACACAAATATTCTCAATATGCTTGACCTTGCAGGAATTCCGCTGCTGGCACATGAGAGAACAAGTGAAGATCCGTTCATAATAGTGGGAGGCCCGTGCGCGTACAATGTCGAGCCCATAGCCGACTTCACGGACATAGTCGTGCTGGGTGAGGCAGAGGAAGCCATAGCTGAAATCATGCAAAGCTATAAGGCGTGGAAAAAAACGGGCGGTGACAGAGAAGAATTTCTGCTCGAGATTGCCAGAAGCGTCAAAGGCGTGTATATCCCAAGCTTCTACGAGGTTTCCTACAATGACGACTCGACCATCTCGGGCATTTCATGCACAAAGGACGGAGTTCCGGCCATACTGCAAAAGAGAATAATAAGAAATATGGACACTTCTTATTATCCGGACAAGATAATAGTGCCGTATATAGATATTGTACATGACCGTATTATGCTCGAGGTTTTCAGGGGCTGCACAAGAGGCTGCAGATTCTGCCAGGCGGGAATGGTGTACAGGCCGATAAGGGAAAGAAGCATGGACAGCCTAAAGGGCAATCTCAAAAAACTCGTAGACAGCACGGGTTATGAGGAAATATCGCTCTCGTCGCTCAGCACAAGCGACTATTCACATATAGAAGAACTGACGGAATACATCCTGAGGGAGTACGCTGAAAAGGAAAAAATATCTCTCTCGCTGCCTTCTCTGAGGCTCGACAATTTCTCGTCGGAGCTTGCGCAGAAGATACAGGAGGTCAGAAAAAGCGGCTTGACATTCGCTCCCGAGGCGGGAACTCAAAGGCTAAGAGACGTAATAAACAAGGGAATCACCGAAGAAAACCTTGAGACAACGATGAAGAAGGCGTTCGCGCTAGGCTGGAAAAACGTCAAACTTTACTTCATGATAGGCCTGCCTACAGAGACAGAGGAGGATCTGCACGGCATAAAGGTGCTGGCCTACAATGTCATTGACTATTTCAGAGAGGTGAGCGGAGGAAGGCTCAGCAAGAACTTTAATGTCACCATAAGTACTTCATCTTTCGTGCCAAAGCCTTTCACTCCGTTTCAGTGGGAGCCCCAGGACAGCATGGAGCTTCTCAATGAAAAGCAAAGATACCTTTCAGACAGGCTAAGGAACAAGAACATAACATACAGATACCACGACACCAAGACCAGCTTTCTTGAGGCAGTTTTCGCCAGAGGCGACAGAAGGCTTGGCAAGGTAATACTCGATGCATACAGAAAAGGCTGCAAGTTTGATGGCTGGGCGGAAAGCTTCAGGTTCGACCTTTGGGAAGAAACCTTCAGAGAAAACGGAATAAGCATGGAGTTTTATGCCAACAGAAGAAGAAGCTACGACGAGATTTTGCCTTGGGATCACATAGACACAGGTGTCAGTAAGCAGTTTCTCATAGACGAGAATGAAAAAGCCAAAAGAGGCGAGCTGACTCCAGACTGCAGAAAGGGCTGCGCTGGATGCGGAGTCAATTTGGATATTGCGGGAGGATTGTGCTAA
- the minD gene encoding septum site-determining protein MinD, whose amino-acid sequence MGEVIVITSGKGGVGKTTTTANIGTALALEGKRVAVVDADIGLRNLDVVMGLENRIVYDIVDVVEGSCKLKQALIKDKRFEGLFLLPAAQTRDKDAISPDQMKELTSNLKEMFDYVIIDCPAGIEQGFKNAIAGADKAIVITTPEVSAVRDADRIIGLLEASEVENPQLIVNRIKNEMVKRGDMMNINDIIDILAIELIGVVPDDENVVITTNKGEPAVVEAKSLAGKAYRNIAKRIIGQQVPFMDLDIQETMLSKVKKMFGFAR is encoded by the coding sequence ATGGGTGAAGTAATAGTCATAACTTCTGGAAAAGGCGGTGTAGGCAAGACCACCACCACTGCAAATATTGGAACGGCACTTGCACTTGAAGGCAAGAGAGTGGCTGTTGTAGATGCGGATATAGGCCTTAGAAACCTGGATGTGGTTATGGGGCTTGAAAATAGGATAGTGTATGATATAGTAGATGTAGTTGAAGGTTCATGCAAGCTCAAGCAGGCGCTCATAAAAGACAAGAGGTTCGAGGGACTCTTTCTTCTTCCTGCTGCCCAGACGAGGGATAAGGATGCAATTTCACCGGATCAGATGAAGGAGCTTACTTCAAATCTCAAGGAGATGTTTGACTACGTAATAATCGATTGTCCGGCGGGAATAGAGCAGGGCTTTAAGAATGCAATTGCAGGCGCGGACAAGGCCATAGTAATTACAACCCCAGAGGTTTCTGCAGTAAGGGACGCCGATAGGATCATAGGCCTTTTGGAAGCAAGCGAAGTCGAAAATCCTCAGCTTATAGTAAACAGGATAAAAAACGAGATGGTAAAGCGCGGCGACATGATGAACATAAATGACATTATAGACATACTGGCAATAGAACTGATAGGTGTAGTGCCGGATGACGAGAATGTTGTTATAACCACAAACAAGGGCGAGCCTGCGGTTGTGGAGGCGAAATCTCTTGCAGGCAAAGCCTATAGGAATATTGCAAAAAGGATAATAGGACAGCAGGTGCCTTTTATGGACCTCGACATACAAGAGACTATGCTCAGCAAGGTTAAAAAAATGTTTGGATTTGCTAGATAG
- the minE gene encoding cell division topological specificity factor MinE → MMDLFKLFGKNSKSSKNIAKERLKLVLVHDRANCSDKFLESIKEELIKTISSYIEIDEEGLEIKMTKSRNTSEGTVLSALVANIPIKKVKDMRR, encoded by the coding sequence ATGATGGATTTATTTAAGCTTTTTGGAAAAAACTCTAAATCAAGCAAGAACATAGCAAAAGAGCGACTTAAACTCGTGCTGGTACATGACAGGGCAAACTGCTCAGACAAATTTTTAGAGAGCATTAAGGAAGAACTCATAAAGACTATTTCAAGCTACATAGAGATTGATGAGGAGGGCTTGGAGATAAAGATGACCAAGTCTAGAAACACAAGTGAAGGCACAGTGCTTTCTGCGCTCGTTGCCAACATACCCATAAAAAAGGTCAAGGACATGAGAAGGTAA
- the minC gene encoding septum site-determining protein MinC yields MLETEKVEFKGTKNGLVINIGNDCDYKTARELIGSKVKGANGFFDGARIYAINCGGVDDVEYIMLKEYIESELGMQIAEEERQLAIEYVSSGDTKFIRSTLRSGKRVEFSGNIVIIGDVNPGAHIVADGNVVVIGALRGVVHAGAGGNREAFVVANNLEPMQLRIAESIAIPPEEEHEDKPDIPEIAFIKENYIIIEPCLNRK; encoded by the coding sequence ATGCTCGAGACAGAAAAAGTTGAGTTTAAGGGAACTAAAAACGGTCTTGTGATTAACATCGGAAACGATTGCGACTATAAAACTGCGAGGGAGCTCATCGGATCGAAGGTAAAGGGAGCAAACGGTTTTTTTGACGGGGCCAGGATATATGCGATCAACTGTGGCGGGGTAGATGATGTTGAGTATATAATGTTAAAGGAATACATTGAAAGCGAGTTGGGAATGCAGATTGCTGAGGAAGAAAGACAGCTTGCAATCGAATATGTTTCCAGCGGGGATACAAAATTCATAAGATCGACACTTAGGTCTGGAAAAAGAGTGGAGTTTAGTGGTAATATAGTAATAATAGGGGACGTCAATCCCGGAGCTCATATCGTTGCAGACGGCAATGTAGTAGTTATTGGAGCGCTAAGGGGAGTGGTTCATGCAGGAGCCGGCGGCAACAGGGAAGCCTTTGTGGTGGCCAATAATCTGGAACCCATGCAGCTTAGAATTGCCGAGTCTATTGCAATACCGCCGGAAGAGGAGCATGAAGATAAGCCAGATATTCCAGAAATAGCGTTTATAAAGGAAAATTATATTATTATAGAACCATGCCTCAACAGGAAATAG
- the mreC gene encoding rod shape-determining protein MreC, translated as MIAIVAIAITLILIISFSMSGNKAAKLMSSVGIEAFSPLEKATGGFFSGIRTNANGIFSYGKNMKELERLKKENQELKKQVIELDLSQEELRELVDLKRSLNYVQNVPVKKYVSTKVIAKNDGNMYESFTIDAGSNDGIENESIVLTGDGLAGIVYEVSKNYSKAISIINYKSAVSFKVLRKSDYMGVIRKNITVDSFEDSEGFLVGYMFDMDYDVSPGDILVTSGLGMYTEGIPIGEIQQVEEDKKSLVKNVKVKSYVDFKNIDKVMVISPERIR; from the coding sequence GTGATAGCTATTGTTGCAATAGCTATCACTCTAATTTTAATTATTTCATTTTCCATGTCCGGAAACAAAGCGGCAAAACTCATGTCGTCTGTGGGAATAGAGGCTTTTTCGCCTCTGGAGAAGGCAACAGGTGGGTTTTTTTCGGGCATAAGAACGAATGCCAACGGGATTTTTTCGTACGGAAAAAACATGAAGGAGCTCGAGCGGCTTAAAAAAGAGAATCAGGAGCTTAAAAAGCAGGTCATAGAGCTTGATCTGTCGCAGGAAGAGCTCCGTGAGCTTGTCGATCTTAAAAGGTCGCTCAACTACGTGCAAAATGTACCCGTCAAGAAATACGTGAGCACGAAGGTGATAGCAAAAAATGACGGCAACATGTATGAAAGTTTTACAATAGATGCCGGAAGCAACGATGGGATAGAAAATGAAAGCATAGTGCTTACAGGAGACGGCCTTGCGGGGATAGTCTATGAAGTCTCAAAGAACTATTCCAAGGCAATATCCATAATAAACTACAAGTCAGCCGTAAGCTTCAAGGTTTTAAGAAAATCCGATTACATGGGTGTTATCAGAAAGAATATAACTGTAGACTCATTCGAAGACAGCGAAGGCTTTCTTGTAGGATACATGTTTGACATGGATTATGACGTTTCACCCGGTGACATACTGGTTACATCTGGTCTGGGAATGTATACGGAAGGCATACCCATAGGCGAGATTCAGCAGGTCGAGGAAGACAAGAAAAGCCTGGTGAAAAATGTGAAGGTAAAGTCTTATGTGGATTTCAAAAATATAGACAAGGTTATGGTAATAAGCCCCGAAAGAATTAGATAG
- the rodA gene encoding rod shape-determining protein RodA, producing MEFRKLKAFDWKLLAIVCAIFCIGMVALSSATHSNIDGFNRQLKIQGASFIIGMAIMALMMLFDYNGFAKYQKHIYIANILLLLIVYLPGLGIARAGARSWINLGFIDLQTSELVKIGFIVSFAKFLEDKKGRINTFKDLVPIAAYAAPIVLLILKQPDLGTAIVFISIIFGMLFVCEINLKMVAKIAAAGIVSIPAIYPFLEAHQKVRIDAFIHPGDPSFEGNYQVIQSMIAIGSGKIFGKGLFKGTQNQYDFLPVQDSDFIFAVLGEEFGFIGACILVVLFYFFLKRIISISKNSKDFYGTLVSTGVLFMFMYQIVQNIGMTMGLMPVTGVTLPLVSYGGSSMVTSLMALGLVFNVSMRRKKINF from the coding sequence ATGGAATTTAGAAAACTGAAGGCTTTTGACTGGAAACTGTTGGCTATTGTCTGCGCCATATTTTGCATAGGCATGGTTGCACTAAGCAGCGCGACGCATTCCAATATAGACGGATTCAACAGACAGCTCAAGATACAGGGAGCTTCATTTATAATTGGTATGGCAATCATGGCATTGATGATGCTTTTTGACTACAACGGCTTTGCAAAGTATCAAAAGCACATATATATAGCCAACATACTCTTGCTGCTTATTGTCTACCTGCCGGGTCTTGGCATAGCCAGAGCTGGAGCCAGGTCATGGATAAATCTGGGTTTCATAGATTTGCAGACTTCAGAGCTTGTCAAGATTGGATTCATTGTCTCGTTTGCAAAATTCCTGGAAGACAAGAAGGGAAGGATCAACACATTCAAGGATCTTGTGCCGATAGCGGCATACGCAGCACCCATAGTTTTGCTTATACTCAAGCAGCCGGATCTTGGAACGGCAATAGTTTTCATTTCTATAATATTCGGGATGCTGTTTGTCTGCGAAATCAATCTCAAAATGGTAGCAAAAATTGCGGCAGCCGGCATAGTTTCAATACCGGCCATATATCCTTTCCTAGAAGCCCACCAGAAAGTCAGAATAGACGCATTTATACATCCGGGAGATCCCAGTTTTGAAGGCAATTACCAGGTCATACAGTCCATGATAGCAATAGGCTCGGGCAAAATTTTCGGAAAGGGCCTTTTTAAGGGAACACAAAACCAGTACGATTTTTTGCCTGTGCAGGACTCTGACTTCATATTTGCTGTGCTGGGCGAGGAGTTCGGATTTATAGGCGCATGCATATTGGTTGTGCTTTTTTACTTTTTCCTAAAGCGCATAATATCAATATCAAAGAATTCAAAGGACTTTTACGGCACACTCGTAAGCACGGGCGTGCTCTTTATGTTCATGTATCAGATCGTTCAAAACATAGGAATGACAATGGGGCTCATGCCTGTAACGGGAGTTACGCTGCCTCTTGTAAGCTACGGCGGAAGCTCCATGGTAACCAGCCTTATGGCCCTTGGGCTCGTCTTTAACGTATCCATGCGAAGAAAGAAAATCAATTTCTAA
- the mreD gene encoding rod shape-determining protein MreD — MGAFYATFISFAIVILENSILNNLKIFGVAPDFVLIYICICAITMDKKAASSAGIIAGLVRDMLVGPTLGVSALFMYAISELYGFISDKIFKDSRFTVFVLISFASVLYSGIKLVIFGEYLQGSIYSILLSNMVVFPLLNSAIAIPAYSFLIKFHERIKRSISFY; from the coding sequence ATGGGAGCATTTTATGCCACGTTCATATCGTTTGCAATAGTGATTTTGGAAAACAGTATACTCAACAATTTAAAAATATTCGGCGTGGCACCTGATTTTGTCCTTATATATATTTGCATATGCGCAATAACTATGGACAAAAAAGCGGCATCGAGCGCCGGAATCATAGCCGGGCTGGTACGCGACATGCTTGTAGGGCCAACTCTGGGAGTGAGCGCGCTTTTCATGTATGCTATATCGGAACTTTATGGCTTCATAAGCGACAAGATATTCAAGGATAGCAGATTCACAGTATTTGTGCTTATAAGTTTTGCAAGCGTTTTATATTCAGGTATCAAGCTTGTGATTTTTGGAGAATACCTGCAGGGTTCCATATACAGCATACTATTGAGCAATATGGTTGTTTTCCCTCTGCTAAACAGTGCAATTGCAATACCAGCTTATTCTTTTTTGATAAAGTTCCATGAGAGGATAAAAAGAAGCATATCTTTTTACTAA
- a CDS encoding penicillin-binding transpeptidase domain-containing protein, which translates to MMQRQRERLDILKTVLMCIFAALILRLSFMTVIKGEDYFKQAQDKVFRKITVQAPRGEIKDRYGRLIAGNRPSFTVQISKNEVVKDNMNSIALGIIGILEKNGDKYADEFPIVLENGRFSFIYDKKIRDWKEENGIPKSYNAKDSFYYIVDSLIASGAVSPESRNIDKFELQKLLNENGYYPPIYVSKWQFAEQVRKKEWLYGYDIDTEKEKGVDAAKAFERIRKYYELPSGYSDAEARKIMIIRDLVKSKGYLQYQPVEVAYDVSQKTVAEIEEKSMELAGVSVEVKPVRYYPSGEVASHIIGYMGKISLPYEIEKYVTEKGYSQSDTIGKSGIEKQYEESLKGENGYKRVQVDAAGRLIKRLEMKEPVPGDSVYLTIDLELQKKAEESLKNVLAKIRQGGVYTSKWGSSTLRDSKRVYSKATSGAVVALDVKTGDVLAMASYPGFDPNLFATGISSEDMGKLQPENKNDTLAPRPLYNVATMTTVQPGSVFKMVTGLAGLEKGLSPKYKITDRGYIKVGNRNFGCWIWNERKGTHGPTDLYRALEVSCNYYFYSLSVGFDYGANKPLPVEMGIEDILYYAKLLGLDEKTGIQIEEVSGKVPNPSDKLKNTKLMLESTLEGKLENAFADITSKSNPSEYKQRIDTMVSWAEENPSRGEIIKRLGSLKVKEDSINEITDIMKYNYFSQAKWSTGDSFNIAIGQGENSYSPIQMANYIATLTNGGYKNNVTVVDKIESYDKLSIEKIKRESVKIPLSDPENLEHIKRGMKKVTEEGTASSTFGNFPVEVGGKTGTAQKSGRIPAVDEAQYLLSHLSSFGVGKDEVMKLADTLEKNSDEKLDRDYYLKAAIQKLNPKIKTSDINRFKDTYDNFAWFVSFAPYDKPEIAVVVLIFQGGHGGYGGPVARDVIAQYMGLETDYSQEKIDYSGGLAQ; encoded by the coding sequence ATGATGCAAAGACAAAGAGAAAGACTCGATATTTTAAAAACGGTGCTTATGTGCATATTTGCCGCGCTTATTTTAAGGCTCTCTTTCATGACCGTAATCAAGGGTGAAGACTATTTCAAGCAGGCTCAAGACAAAGTTTTCAGAAAGATAACGGTCCAGGCGCCAAGGGGTGAGATTAAGGACAGGTACGGAAGGCTTATTGCAGGCAATAGGCCTAGTTTTACTGTCCAGATTTCAAAAAATGAAGTCGTAAAAGACAACATGAACTCCATAGCGCTCGGGATTATAGGTATACTCGAAAAGAACGGCGACAAATATGCAGACGAATTCCCCATAGTCTTGGAAAACGGTAGATTTTCGTTTATATATGACAAGAAGATAAGGGATTGGAAAGAGGAAAACGGGATTCCAAAATCATATAATGCCAAGGACAGCTTCTATTACATCGTGGATTCGCTTATAGCAAGCGGAGCAGTATCTCCTGAATCAAGGAATATTGACAAGTTCGAGCTGCAAAAGCTGCTCAACGAAAACGGATATTATCCGCCAATATATGTTTCGAAGTGGCAGTTCGCAGAGCAGGTCAGGAAAAAAGAGTGGCTATACGGGTATGACATAGATACTGAAAAGGAAAAAGGCGTAGATGCAGCCAAGGCGTTCGAAAGAATAAGAAAGTATTACGAGCTTCCTTCTGGCTATAGCGATGCCGAAGCCAGGAAGATCATGATAATAAGAGATCTTGTCAAGTCGAAGGGCTATCTTCAGTACCAGCCTGTCGAGGTGGCTTATGACGTGTCTCAAAAGACTGTGGCCGAAATTGAGGAAAAGAGCATGGAGCTTGCGGGCGTGAGCGTCGAGGTCAAGCCGGTACGGTATTACCCAAGCGGAGAAGTGGCATCGCATATAATAGGATATATGGGGAAAATATCCCTGCCATACGAGATAGAAAAATATGTGACGGAAAAGGGCTACAGCCAAAGCGATACTATAGGCAAGAGCGGCATTGAAAAGCAGTATGAAGAAAGCCTCAAGGGCGAGAACGGCTACAAGCGGGTGCAGGTAGATGCCGCCGGAAGACTTATTAAAAGACTCGAAATGAAGGAACCCGTTCCGGGGGATTCTGTATATCTTACAATCGATTTGGAGCTTCAAAAAAAGGCTGAGGAATCGCTCAAAAATGTGCTGGCTAAAATAAGGCAGGGCGGAGTTTATACGAGCAAGTGGGGCAGTTCAACTCTTCGTGACAGCAAAAGGGTGTATAGCAAGGCCACTTCGGGAGCTGTTGTAGCACTTGATGTCAAAACGGGCGATGTGCTTGCCATGGCGAGTTATCCGGGATTTGACCCGAATCTGTTTGCCACAGGAATATCATCCGAGGATATGGGAAAGCTCCAGCCTGAGAACAAGAACGATACTCTGGCGCCAAGACCTCTGTATAATGTTGCGACAATGACAACGGTTCAGCCAGGTTCGGTATTCAAAATGGTTACCGGACTTGCAGGCCTTGAAAAGGGGCTCAGCCCGAAATACAAGATAACAGACAGAGGTTATATTAAGGTGGGGAACAGGAACTTTGGGTGCTGGATTTGGAACGAGAGAAAGGGAACCCATGGACCTACGGATCTCTACAGGGCGCTGGAAGTATCCTGCAACTATTACTTCTATTCCCTGAGCGTAGGTTTCGATTACGGCGCCAACAAGCCGCTGCCGGTGGAGATGGGAATAGAGGATATACTTTACTATGCCAAGCTGCTCGGACTTGACGAGAAGACGGGAATTCAAATCGAAGAGGTTTCGGGCAAGGTTCCCAATCCTTCAGATAAGTTGAAAAACACAAAGCTAATGCTCGAGAGCACGCTTGAGGGCAAGCTTGAAAATGCCTTTGCTGACATTACAAGCAAGAGTAATCCATCTGAATACAAGCAGCGCATAGACACTATGGTAAGCTGGGCAGAGGAAAACCCAAGCAGAGGCGAGATAATAAAAAGGCTTGGAAGTCTCAAAGTCAAAGAAGACAGCATAAACGAAATAACAGACATCATGAAGTACAACTATTTTTCGCAGGCGAAGTGGAGCACGGGAGACAGCTTCAATATTGCAATAGGACAGGGCGAAAACTCATACTCTCCTATTCAGATGGCCAACTATATAGCCACGCTGACTAACGGTGGGTATAAAAACAATGTTACGGTCGTAGACAAAATAGAATCTTATGATAAACTTAGTATAGAAAAAATAAAGCGCGAATCCGTTAAAATACCACTTAGTGACCCTGAAAACCTCGAGCACATAAAAAGAGGAATGAAGAAGGTAACCGAGGAAGGCACAGCCAGCAGTACGTTCGGGAATTTCCCGGTGGAGGTTGGCGGAAAGACGGGTACGGCGCAAAAAAGCGGCAGGATACCAGCGGTGGACGAGGCTCAATATCTGCTCTCTCATCTTTCGAGCTTTGGAGTGGGAAAAGACGAAGTGATGAAGCTTGCAGACACTCTGGAAAAAAATTCAGACGAGAAGCTCGACAGAGACTACTATCTGAAAGCGGCCATACAAAAGCTCAACCCCAAAATCAAGACTAGCGACATAAATAGATTCAAGGACACATATGACAACTTTGCGTGGTTTGTTTCATTTGCTCCGTATGACAAGCCGGAAATAGCAGTAGTTGTGCTTATATTCCAGGGAGGACACGGAGGATATGGAGGTCCAGTAGCTAGAGACGTCATAGCCCAGTACATGGGGCTAGAGACTGATTACAGCCAGGAAAAAATCGACTATTCCGGAGGTTTGGCTCAATAA
- a CDS encoding rod shape-determining protein: protein MKTNDMGIDLGTANTVVYLRGKGIVLREPSVVAIEESGKNVLEVGEEAKKMIGRTPGHIVAIRPMKDGVIADFDITQSMIKYFIKKASPKKSMFNPRIVVCIPYGVTQVEKRAIEDAAMQAGAREVYLIEEPMAAAIGAGLQVAEPAGNMVVDIGGGTTEIAVISLGGIVTAKSVRIGGDEFDEAIVSYIKKEYSLMIGERTAEEIKITIGSAHEYEGEQQSMFIRGRDLVEGLPKTIEVNAEEIRRALKEPVTVILDAIKATLERTPPELAADIMTNGILLAGGGALLKGLDVLVNKETYMPVRIAENPLDCVALGTGKAIEEIDTLRKVLISTKK from the coding sequence ATAAAAACTAATGATATGGGAATAGATCTTGGCACAGCCAATACGGTTGTATACCTAAGGGGCAAGGGAATAGTGCTCAGGGAGCCTTCCGTTGTTGCAATAGAGGAGAGCGGAAAGAACGTGCTTGAGGTTGGCGAAGAGGCCAAGAAGATGATAGGCAGAACGCCTGGGCATATAGTCGCTATAAGACCTATGAAGGACGGTGTCATAGCTGACTTTGACATAACACAAAGCATGATCAAGTACTTCATAAAAAAGGCAAGTCCTAAAAAAAGCATGTTCAATCCAAGGATAGTAGTATGCATTCCTTACGGGGTGACCCAGGTGGAAAAAAGAGCCATCGAGGATGCTGCTATGCAGGCTGGAGCGAGAGAGGTTTATCTTATTGAAGAGCCAATGGCGGCAGCAATAGGAGCAGGCCTTCAGGTTGCAGAGCCTGCCGGCAACATGGTTGTGGATATCGGCGGAGGAACTACTGAAATAGCAGTGATTTCTCTTGGAGGAATTGTAACTGCAAAGTCGGTAAGGATAGGCGGAGACGAATTTGATGAGGCTATAGTGAGCTATATAAAGAAGGAATACAGTCTCATGATAGGCGAGAGGACAGCCGAAGAAATCAAGATAACAATAGGTTCTGCTCACGAATACGAGGGAGAGCAGCAGAGCATGTTTATAAGGGGAAGAGATCTTGTCGAAGGTCTTCCCAAGACGATAGAGGTCAATGCCGAGGAGATAAGGCGCGCGCTTAAAGAGCCTGTGACTGTAATACTCGATGCAATTAAGGCAACGCTTGAGAGGACTCCTCCAGAGCTTGCGGCAGATATTATGACAAACGGCATATTGCTTGCGGGCGGAGGAGCGCTGCTGAAAGGGCTCGATGTACTCGTAAACAAGGAGACATATATGCCGGTTAGAATAGCCGAGAATCCTTTGGATTGCGTAGCCCTGGGCACAGGCAAGGCCATCGAGGAAATAGATACGCTTAGAAAAGTGCTAATATCTACAAAGAAATAG